From the Streptomyces nodosus genome, the window TCTTCGTGATGCTGGCGACGACCGGCTGGACCGCCGTACGCAGCCACCGTGCCGCCACGCCCCTCCAGGCGTCGCTCGCGGCATGGGAGCACGGCAGGATCGCCGGGCACAAACTGCCCGCCGCCGACTCCCCCCCGGCCCGGCTCGCCCAGTTCTTCGCCTCCCTCAGCGCCCACCAGCGCTCCCGGCTTGCCCACCGCTATCCGCTCGCGGTCGGCAATATGGACGGGGCGCCCGTGGGGCTGCGCTACCAGGCCAACCGCCTCGCGCTCGGCCTGCAGCGCGAGGTCGAGCGCGACCGGATGCACGACGACCGGCTGTCGCCCGTCGGCCAGCAGGACGCGGGCCGCCGGATGCACCGCTTCGAGGCGCTGATGCGCGAGGGCCGGCAGATCCTCGCCTTCGACCCGGACGGGTCGGGCCGTGTCGCCGAGGTCTTCGGGGACCTCGGCAGGGCCCAGCGGATCTCGGTCGTCGTCCCCGGCGTCGACACCGATCTGCTCACCTTCCAGCGCACCTTCCGCAAGTACTCGGCACCGGTCGGCATGGCCACGTCGTTGTACGCGGCCGAGCGCGAGGCGAGCCCCAGGACCCGTACGGCCGTGATCGCCTGGGCCGACTACACCGCACCCAGCGGGATCGGCGTGGACGCGGCCACCGCGATGCGGGCCGAGGAGGGCGCCGTACGGCTGAACGCCCTCGTCCGTGCCCTGCCCGGCCGCGCCCCCGTCCAGCTGTACTGCCACAGCTACGGCTCGGTGCTGTGCGGGGTCGCCGCGCACATCCTGCCCTCCCGGGTGTCCGACATGGCGGTGGCCGGCAGCCCCGGTATGCGCGCCGGGACGGCCGCCGGGCTGGGCACCACCGCCCGGGTGTGGGCCATGCGGGACGCCGACGACTGGATCCAGGACGTGCCCTATCTGGAGGTCGGGGGCCTCGGCCACGGCTCCGACCCGGTCTCCCCGGGCTTCGGCGCGCGGGTGCTGTCGGCGCGGGGGGCGAAGGGCCACGCCGGCTACTTCACCCCGGGCACCGAGAGCCTGCGCAACTTCGCCGCGATCGGGGTTGGCGCGTACCGCGCGGTGGACTGTGCCGGACAGGGCGACGCCTGCCGGGCGGGTTTGTCCGGCGCGGAGTCCGGCCGACGCGCGTAGAGAAACAGGAATTGCGGTCCACCCGGGGAGGCGACGGAAGAGCGCGTGCCGCATACGATGACCCGCATGGGTGACGTACTGGCCGGATTTCATGCCGTCTGGGAGTTCGAGTCCGACTCCGTGCTCATCCGCTTCGAACGGGGGATCCGCACGCCGAAGCTCTTCCAGTCGCTCGGCGAGCGCCGCATCCCCCTGGAGGCGATCGCGGGGGTGACGCTGACTCCCGGCAGGCGCGGGAGCGTTGTGCTGCACGCGCTGCCACGACCCGGCGCCGACCCGCTGATGGAGGCGGCGGCCGGGCAGCTGAAGGAGTGGACCGACCCCTATCGGCTGGCGCTGCCCGCCGATCGCGAGACCCTCGCCGAGTACTACGCGGACGAGCTGCGCGCCCTGCTCACCGCGGACGGCACCCCGGCCGAACGCTTCCTGGTCGCCCCGCCCCGGACGCCGTCGCAGTTCAAGGCGTACGACGGCAAGGCGTCCTTCGACGGCGAGGCGGTGACCTTCCGCTGGTCCTGGACCGGCGCGTCCTCCGCCAAGTGGAAGGCCGGCGACCAGACGTTCCCGGTCGCCGGACTCAGCGGTGTCGAGTGGCGCTCCCCCGAGGCCTTCGAGGGGCATCTGCGGCTGCTGCGGCGGGAACCCGCCGGTGCCGCGCAGCCGGCCCAGGCGGACCAGGATCCGGCGGCCGTGGTGTTCGGGCTCGGCTACGGCCCGGTCCATGAGTCCCTGCCGTTCGCCGCCTCGGTGCTCGCCTCGCTCCGGGCCGCGGCGCCCGGCGCCGGCGCGGCGGTGTCCGCCGCCGCCCGGCGGGATCCCGCGGACATCGCCGACCGCATCCGGCACCTCGGCGAGCTGCACAAGGCGGGTCTGGTGACGGACGAGGAGTTCTCCGCCAAGAAGGCCCAGCTGCTGGCCGAGCTCTGAGGCCTCCGGTCAGCGGTCCCTCATCCGGGGCGCTCCGAGGTCAGGACGCACCGGGCCCCCGCATAGTGATCGATCTTGTGGTCCAGCACCGCGAGGGTGCCCTGGAGTTCGGCGATCCGGGCGTGCACATCGCGGCGGGTCGCCTCCAGGAGCGCACAGCGCTCGCCCTGGGTGTGGTCCCCGGCGCGCACCAATTCCGCATAGCGCACCATGTCGGCGACGGGCATGCCGGTGAGCCGCAGCTTGCCGACGAGTTCGAGCCAGTCCAGGTCGGCGTTGCGGTAGCGGCGCTGGCCGGTGTGCGAGCGGTCCACATGGGGCATCAGCCCGATCCGCTCGTACCAGCGCAGGGTGTGTGCCGTCAGACCGGTGAAGTCGACGACCTCGCTGATGGTGTAACTGTCCTGCCCGTCGGGACGGGGGTGCCGCTCCGGCGTCACGGAGCAGATGTCGGTCCGGTTCGCGGCCGCCTCGGCCAGGGTCTCCATCACCGTCATGCCCCCACGCTAGGACCTTGGAGCGCACTCCAGGCAAGGGGAACCGGGGGGAAATGGCCGTGACCGCACCGGCCGGGCGCACTTAGCGTACGGGGCATGAGTCTTGTACGCCGGGCCGTGCCCGAGGACGCCGAAGAACTGCTGCGACTGCGCCAGGTGATGATCGACTCGGTCTTCTCCGGGGACCCCTCCACCGAGTGGCACGCGGAGTCCCTGCCGACCGTGCGCCGCCGGCTCGCCGATCCGGACGGCGGCTTCGCGGCCTTTGTGATCGACCATCCGGACCGGCCGGGGGCGCTGGCGGCGCTGGTGGCCGGCACCGTCGAGTACCGGATCGGGCGCCAGGGCAATCCGCACGGCAGAGTGGGGCATGTCTTCAGCGTCGCCACCGATCCCGACGCGCGCCGCCGCGGCTATGCCCGTGCCTGCATGGAGGACCTGCTGGACTGGTTCCGCGGACAGGGCGTGTCGCAGGTCGACCTCAACGCGTCGGCCGAGGCGGAACCGCTGTACGCCTCCCTCGGCTTCGTCCGCAAGCCGGACCCCTCGATGCGGCTGCGATTCTGAGCCGGCGCCCCACCGCTCCGCCGCCGCGCCCCGTCACCTCGAGGCGGTCCGTGCGCACGCCGCTCGGTGACTGCGGTAGAACGATGTGATGAAGCAGGCTGGAGCCCTTGTTGCCGCAGTGGCCCTTGTCGCATGGCTGGTGTGGAACCTCTGGAACCTCTTCCGTGTCGCCACCGGGCTGCAAGACAGATCATGGCGACGGCCGATGTGGTGGACACGCCTGTGCTCCGTCTCGCTCTTCGGTGGCCTCGTCTGCTGGATCTGGGGGGTACTGCGGCAGGGGCTCGTCGTCAGCGACACCTGCCTCGTCCGTCACCAGTCCTATGACGAGGCGTACTGGGATTCCCATGCCGAGGAGTTCGGGAGGCTCTTCCCACTGCACAACAAGTGCAATGCGCACTTCGACCTGGTCCCTGTCTGGGTCAACCCGGCCATCGTGGTGTGCGCGGTCGTCTCCTTGGTCGCTGTCGCCGTTCTCCTGTGGTTCGGCAGCGCATACCTCACCAGCTCGTCCAGGAAGGCAAGCCCACCCACAAGGTCCGGCCGCGGGACCGCCCACTAGGCTCGTCCG encodes:
- a CDS encoding alpha/beta hydrolase, giving the protein MTSFDTSPHLSVWRALLALAVVFVMLATTGWTAVRSHRAATPLQASLAAWEHGRIAGHKLPAADSPPARLAQFFASLSAHQRSRLAHRYPLAVGNMDGAPVGLRYQANRLALGLQREVERDRMHDDRLSPVGQQDAGRRMHRFEALMREGRQILAFDPDGSGRVAEVFGDLGRAQRISVVVPGVDTDLLTFQRTFRKYSAPVGMATSLYAAEREASPRTRTAVIAWADYTAPSGIGVDAATAMRAEEGAVRLNALVRALPGRAPVQLYCHSYGSVLCGVAAHILPSRVSDMAVAGSPGMRAGTAAGLGTTARVWAMRDADDWIQDVPYLEVGGLGHGSDPVSPGFGARVLSARGAKGHAGYFTPGTESLRNFAAIGVGAYRAVDCAGQGDACRAGLSGAESGRRA
- a CDS encoding DUF4429 domain-containing protein, producing the protein MGDVLAGFHAVWEFESDSVLIRFERGIRTPKLFQSLGERRIPLEAIAGVTLTPGRRGSVVLHALPRPGADPLMEAAAGQLKEWTDPYRLALPADRETLAEYYADELRALLTADGTPAERFLVAPPRTPSQFKAYDGKASFDGEAVTFRWSWTGASSAKWKAGDQTFPVAGLSGVEWRSPEAFEGHLRLLRREPAGAAQPAQADQDPAAVVFGLGYGPVHESLPFAASVLASLRAAAPGAGAAVSAAARRDPADIADRIRHLGELHKAGLVTDEEFSAKKAQLLAEL
- a CDS encoding MerR family transcriptional regulator, with the translated sequence MTVMETLAEAAANRTDICSVTPERHPRPDGQDSYTISEVVDFTGLTAHTLRWYERIGLMPHVDRSHTGQRRYRNADLDWLELVGKLRLTGMPVADMVRYAELVRAGDHTQGERCALLEATRRDVHARIAELQGTLAVLDHKIDHYAGARCVLTSERPG
- a CDS encoding GNAT family N-acetyltransferase, with amino-acid sequence MSLVRRAVPEDAEELLRLRQVMIDSVFSGDPSTEWHAESLPTVRRRLADPDGGFAAFVIDHPDRPGALAALVAGTVEYRIGRQGNPHGRVGHVFSVATDPDARRRGYARACMEDLLDWFRGQGVSQVDLNASAEAEPLYASLGFVRKPDPSMRLRF